In Anaerolineales bacterium, one DNA window encodes the following:
- the rpmF gene encoding 50S ribosomal protein L32, protein MTPHPKRKHSKGRRDRRRAQDALTAVNTVACSNCGNKRLPHTVCPNCGYYKGREVIQVKKEKKSAE, encoded by the coding sequence ATGACCCCACATCCAAAGCGCAAACATTCCAAGGGACGCCGCGACCGCCGCCGTGCACAGGATGCCCTGACCGCAGTAAACACCGTGGCCTGCTCCAATTGCGGAAACAAACGCCTGCCTCACACCGTTTGCCCCAATTGCGGCTACTACAAGGGCCGAGAAGTCATTCAGGTCAAAAAAGAAAAGAAATCAGCCGAGTAA
- a CDS encoding SpoIIE family protein phosphatase — translation MEIQIAVAKINKYAVSESGDTLEVVERPTGGLSVVLADGQTSGRGAKAISMLVVRKVIGLIAEGVRDGAAARAASDALFADKAGKVTCTLNIASVDLHSRTIVLTRNNPVPMFICRGEQIDAHNEESASLGTSRNVRPVITELGIEPGLTIVIFSDGITHAGERRGQPMNISQAIRSVLEDQDPHPQQLADTLLAQAVRLDDNRPGDDISVLVMKVSTRDGSDDVRRMSVRLPINA, via the coding sequence ATGGAAATCCAGATCGCAGTTGCCAAGATCAATAAATACGCGGTCTCCGAAAGCGGCGACACGCTCGAAGTGGTGGAACGCCCCACAGGCGGTCTCTCTGTCGTGCTGGCGGACGGACAGACCAGCGGACGGGGTGCAAAGGCAATTTCGATGCTGGTGGTGCGGAAGGTCATTGGCTTGATCGCCGAGGGCGTGCGGGACGGGGCGGCGGCGCGCGCCGCGTCCGATGCGCTGTTTGCCGACAAGGCAGGCAAGGTCACCTGCACGCTGAACATTGCTTCGGTGGATCTGCACAGCAGGACCATTGTGCTGACGAGAAACAACCCCGTGCCAATGTTCATCTGCCGCGGCGAGCAAATTGACGCGCACAACGAAGAAAGCGCCTCCTTGGGGACATCCCGCAATGTACGCCCGGTCATTACCGAACTGGGAATTGAACCCGGGCTAACGATTGTCATTTTCAGCGACGGTATCACCCATGCCGGCGAACGGCGCGGCCAGCCGATGAACATCAGCCAGGCGATCCGCTCGGTGCTGGAGGACCAGGACCCGCACCCCCAACAGCTCGCGGATACGCTCCTTGCTCAGGCAGTGCGGCTCGACGATAACCGTCCCGGTGATGACATCAGCGTGCTGGTCATGAAAGTTTCCACCCGCGATGGCAGTGACGATGTCAGGCGCATGAGCGTCAGGCTTCCCATCAATGCGTAG
- the fabD gene encoding ACP S-malonyltransferase: MKINPHTTAFVFPGQGSQTVGMGKDLAEQYPVAKQTFEEADSILGFALSTIMWDGPDTDVNDTVNTQPALYVHSLAAFRTFSHLHPDFKPALLAGHSLGELSALAASGAISFEDGLRLVRKRGELMKRAGQQSPGGMAAILGLDIPTLDRVCAEASTPDELVQVANDNCPGQVVISGAKPAVERAMAGAKNAGAKRALPLAVSIAAHSPLMNSMQEEWMDVVNSAIFFPLQIQVIGNVHAAPLDEASARVDIIAQMQSRVRWTESVQFMVSNRINAFVEAGTGTVLGGLVKRITGEATVYPLGNPQDFAALE, encoded by the coding sequence ATGAAGATCAATCCACACACCACAGCATTTGTGTTTCCCGGTCAGGGCTCGCAAACCGTCGGTATGGGAAAGGACCTTGCCGAACAGTATCCTGTTGCAAAGCAAACTTTTGAGGAAGCCGATTCCATCCTTGGCTTTGCCCTCTCCACAATTATGTGGGATGGACCTGACACGGACGTGAACGACACGGTCAACACCCAGCCCGCACTCTATGTCCATTCGCTCGCGGCCTTTCGGACTTTTTCGCATCTGCATCCCGACTTCAAACCTGCTTTACTGGCCGGACATTCCCTTGGCGAATTATCCGCTCTGGCCGCGTCTGGGGCAATCTCCTTCGAGGACGGGCTCCGTCTTGTTCGCAAGCGCGGCGAATTGATGAAACGCGCCGGTCAACAATCACCCGGCGGCATGGCCGCAATCCTCGGTTTGGACATTCCCACGCTGGACAGAGTTTGTGCCGAAGCCAGCACGCCCGATGAGCTTGTGCAGGTGGCAAACGATAATTGCCCCGGGCAGGTGGTGATCTCCGGCGCAAAACCCGCCGTGGAACGTGCCATGGCGGGGGCAAAAAACGCAGGCGCAAAACGCGCCCTGCCTTTGGCGGTTTCCATTGCCGCACATTCACCGTTGATGAATTCCATGCAAGAGGAATGGATGGATGTGGTCAACAGCGCTATATTTTTTCCCTTGCAAATACAGGTCATTGGCAATGTTCATGCTGCCCCATTAGATGAAGCCTCCGCCCGCGTGGACATCATTGCACAGATGCAATCCCGCGTCCGCTGGACGGAGTCTGTACAGTTTATGGTATCCAATCGAATCAATGCCTTTGTGGAGGCCGGCACCGGTACGGTATTGGGGGGGCTGGTCAAACGCATTACGGGCGAGGCAACGGTGTATCCGCTTGGCAATCCGCAGGATTTTGCGGCT